In Thermococcus camini, a genomic segment contains:
- a CDS encoding ADP-specific glucokinase, with protein sequence MLWDALYSSAFDKVRRNIGKIGGVLLAYNTNIDAIKYLDSADLERRINSVRKDEIMRYSEELPEKITSVEQLLGGILWSVKRGKAAELFVESCTVRFYMRRWGWDELRMGGQVGIMANLLGGVYNVPVIAHVPQVSRLQADLFKDGPIYVPKVEDGKLRLVHPKEFQADEENCIHYIYEFPRGFRVLDFESPRENRFIGAADDYNPNVYIRPEFREHFGEIAGRARLAIISGLQTLTRENYREPFGEMKRHLEILGERNVPVHLEFAFTADEKVRKALVEILGSFHSVGLNEVELASIMEVMEEKGLAEKLLADDPVDPIAVTEAMLRLAERTGVRRIHFHTYGYYLALTDYKGEFVRDALLFAALAAAAKAKLGDVRSIDDVVKAMDVPVNEKAGAVEERLAREYGMKNGIAEIDGYQLSFVPTKIVARPRSTVGIGDTISSSAFVGEFALR encoded by the coding sequence ATGCTCTGGGACGCTCTCTACTCATCGGCCTTCGATAAAGTTCGAAGAAACATCGGGAAAATCGGTGGGGTTCTCCTCGCGTACAACACGAACATCGACGCCATAAAGTACCTGGACTCCGCAGATCTGGAGCGGCGGATAAACAGTGTGAGAAAAGATGAGATCATGAGGTACTCCGAGGAGCTTCCGGAGAAGATAACCTCCGTTGAACAGCTTCTCGGCGGAATCCTCTGGAGCGTTAAGCGGGGCAAGGCGGCGGAGCTCTTCGTCGAGAGCTGCACCGTTAGGTTCTACATGAGGCGCTGGGGCTGGGACGAACTCAGGATGGGAGGACAGGTTGGGATAATGGCCAATCTCCTCGGCGGCGTTTACAACGTTCCGGTAATAGCCCACGTTCCCCAGGTTTCGAGGCTTCAGGCGGACCTCTTCAAGGACGGGCCGATCTACGTCCCCAAAGTTGAAGACGGAAAGCTCAGGCTCGTCCACCCGAAGGAGTTCCAGGCCGACGAGGAGAACTGCATCCACTACATCTACGAGTTCCCTCGCGGGTTCAGGGTCCTTGACTTCGAATCTCCAAGGGAGAACCGCTTCATCGGCGCGGCCGATGACTACAACCCGAACGTCTACATAAGGCCCGAGTTCAGGGAGCACTTCGGGGAGATAGCCGGAAGGGCGAGGCTGGCAATAATCAGCGGCCTTCAGACCCTGACGAGAGAAAACTACCGTGAGCCTTTTGGGGAAATGAAGAGGCACCTTGAAATCCTGGGCGAGAGGAACGTCCCTGTTCACCTTGAGTTCGCCTTTACGGCCGATGAGAAAGTCAGAAAGGCCCTCGTTGAGATTCTCGGCTCCTTCCATAGCGTCGGTCTCAACGAGGTCGAGCTGGCATCGATAATGGAGGTCATGGAAGAGAAGGGCCTCGCCGAGAAGCTCCTCGCAGATGACCCTGTGGACCCAATCGCGGTCACCGAGGCCATGCTAAGGCTTGCCGAGAGGACCGGCGTGAGGAGGATTCACTTCCACACCTACGGCTACTATCTGGCACTGACCGACTACAAGGGCGAGTTCGTTAGAGATGCTCTGCTCTTTGCGGCTTTAGCTGCTGCAGCCAAGGCGAAGCTCGGCGACGTCCGTTCGATAGATGACGTGGTCAAGGCCATGGACGTCCCGGTGAACGAGAAGGCTGGAGCGGTGGAGGAGAGGCTTGCCAGGGAATACGGCATGAAGAACGGCATCGCTGAGATCGACGGCTACCAGCTCTCCTTCGTCCCCACGAAGATAGTGGCGAGGCCAAGGAGCACCGTCGGAATCGGTGACACCATATCCAGCTCCGCCTTCGTCGGTGAGTTTGCCCTCCGCTGA
- a CDS encoding mannose-1-phosphate guanylyltransferase/mannose-6-phosphate isomerase codes for MKTLILAGGKGTRLWPLSRELMPKQFVRFLDDRSLFQRTVERVLNLGFSKPDEIFVVTNKAYKFRVLDDIRELGLELPKENILLEPEGRNTLPAIYWGIKQVEETFGDSIVAVLPSDHLIEANEAYERAFRNAERLAKNYLVTFGVKPTKPHTGYGYIKPGEALQEGDELLGYRVDEFKEKPDFETAKRYVENGYYWNSGMFMFDTEVFIEEIRQHAPDVYEAFENAESVDEAYRVAPDISIDYGVMEKTDRAAVVPLNVYWNDLGSFDAIYEVMGKDESGNAVKIGSRKSEYIPLNSRNNLVMTERLTATVGVEDLIIIDTDDALLIAHRGESQRVKEVYKLLKERGDERVFVHRTAYRPWGSYTVLEENERYKIKRLTVLPGKKLSLQMHYHRSEHWVVVRGTAKVRVGEKEILLRPGESTFIPAGVVHRLENPGKVVLEVIETQIGEYLGEDDIVRFEDDFGRE; via the coding sequence ATGAAGACGCTTATTCTTGCGGGGGGCAAGGGAACGCGCCTCTGGCCGCTGAGCAGGGAGCTGATGCCGAAGCAGTTCGTTCGGTTCCTGGACGATCGTTCTCTCTTCCAGAGAACCGTGGAAAGGGTGCTCAATCTCGGGTTCTCAAAGCCGGATGAAATATTCGTCGTGACCAATAAGGCATACAAGTTCAGGGTTCTCGACGACATCAGGGAGCTCGGCCTGGAGCTTCCGAAGGAGAATATCCTGCTCGAACCGGAGGGAAGGAACACCCTGCCGGCCATCTACTGGGGCATAAAGCAGGTTGAGGAAACCTTTGGGGATTCAATCGTCGCCGTTCTTCCAAGCGACCACCTGATAGAGGCCAACGAAGCCTATGAAAGGGCTTTCAGGAACGCGGAGAGGCTCGCCAAAAACTATCTGGTTACCTTCGGGGTAAAGCCGACCAAGCCTCACACCGGCTACGGCTACATAAAGCCGGGCGAGGCCCTGCAGGAGGGTGACGAGCTCCTCGGCTACCGCGTCGATGAGTTCAAGGAGAAGCCGGACTTCGAAACTGCCAAGCGCTACGTTGAGAACGGCTACTACTGGAACAGCGGCATGTTCATGTTTGATACTGAGGTCTTCATTGAGGAGATCCGCCAACACGCTCCCGACGTGTATGAGGCCTTTGAGAACGCGGAGAGTGTGGATGAAGCCTACCGCGTCGCCCCTGACATCAGCATAGACTACGGAGTCATGGAGAAAACGGACAGAGCGGCTGTTGTTCCCCTCAACGTCTACTGGAACGACCTGGGCAGCTTCGACGCCATTTACGAGGTAATGGGAAAGGACGAGAGCGGAAATGCCGTAAAGATTGGCAGCAGGAAGTCGGAGTACATTCCCCTGAACTCCCGGAACAACCTCGTGATGACGGAGCGCCTGACTGCGACGGTCGGTGTTGAGGACCTCATAATAATAGACACGGACGACGCCCTTCTCATCGCGCACCGTGGGGAGAGCCAGCGCGTTAAGGAGGTTTACAAACTGCTCAAGGAGCGCGGCGACGAGAGGGTCTTTGTCCACAGGACTGCATATCGTCCCTGGGGAAGCTACACAGTCCTTGAGGAGAACGAACGCTACAAGATAAAGCGCCTCACCGTTCTGCCGGGCAAGAAGCTCTCCCTCCAGATGCACTACCACAGGAGCGAGCACTGGGTGGTGGTTAGAGGCACGGCAAAGGTTCGCGTCGGGGAGAAGGAAATCCTCCTCCGGCCGGGCGAGAGCACTTTTATTCCAGCCGGCGTCGTTCACAGGCTTGAGAATCCTGGAAAGGTGGTTCTTGAGGTCATCGAGACCCAAATAGGGGAATACCTGGGTGAGGACGATATAGTTCGTTTTGAGGACGATTTCGGGAGGGAGTGA
- the glmM gene encoding phosphoglucosamine mutase: protein MGRLFGTFGVRGIANEMITPEFALRMGMAFGTMLKREGREKPLVVVGMDTRISGEMLKNALISGLLSTGCDVIDVGIAPTPAIQFATAHFNADGGAVITASHNPPEYNGIKLLEPNGMGLKKEREAIVEEVFFSEDFDRARWDGIGEVREEDIIGPYIEAIKARIDVEAIRKRKPFVVVDTSNGAGSLTLPYLLRELGCKVVSVNAHPDGHFPARNPEPNEENLKGFMKIVKALGADFGVAQDGDADRAVFIDENGRFIQGDKTFALVADAVLRENGGGLLVTTIATSNLLDDIAKRNNAEVMRTRVGDLIVARALLEHNGTIGGEENGGVIFPDFVLGRDGAMTTAKIVEIFAKSGKKFSELIDELPKYYQFKTKRKVEGDRKAIVEKVAGLAREKDYDVDTTDGTKILFPDGWVLVRASGTEPIIRVFSEAKGEEKAKDYLELGLGLLERAIGD from the coding sequence ATGGGAAGGCTGTTCGGTACCTTCGGCGTCAGGGGAATAGCGAACGAGATGATAACCCCAGAGTTTGCCCTCAGGATGGGTATGGCCTTCGGAACGATGCTCAAACGCGAGGGAAGGGAGAAGCCCCTCGTAGTGGTCGGCATGGACACCCGCATCAGCGGGGAGATGCTAAAGAACGCCCTTATAAGCGGGCTTTTAAGTACTGGCTGTGACGTCATAGACGTCGGAATAGCCCCAACCCCCGCGATACAGTTCGCGACTGCTCACTTCAATGCCGATGGCGGGGCAGTTATAACAGCTTCCCACAATCCACCTGAGTACAACGGCATAAAGCTGCTTGAACCCAACGGCATGGGGCTGAAGAAAGAGAGGGAGGCAATAGTTGAGGAGGTTTTCTTCAGCGAGGACTTTGACAGGGCAAGATGGGACGGGATAGGTGAAGTCAGGGAGGAGGACATCATCGGGCCCTACATCGAGGCGATAAAAGCCAGGATTGACGTCGAGGCGATCAGGAAAAGGAAGCCATTCGTCGTCGTTGACACATCCAACGGCGCTGGTTCACTTACGCTCCCATACCTCCTGCGCGAGCTTGGGTGCAAAGTGGTTAGCGTCAACGCCCATCCTGACGGCCACTTCCCGGCCAGAAACCCCGAGCCGAACGAGGAAAATCTTAAGGGCTTTATGAAGATTGTAAAAGCCCTCGGTGCAGACTTTGGGGTTGCCCAGGACGGCGACGCCGACAGGGCGGTGTTCATAGACGAGAACGGACGCTTTATTCAGGGTGACAAGACCTTCGCGCTCGTTGCCGATGCCGTTCTGAGGGAGAACGGCGGTGGACTTTTGGTTACAACCATAGCCACCTCCAACCTGCTCGACGATATAGCAAAGAGGAACAACGCGGAGGTTATGAGAACCAGAGTCGGCGACCTCATCGTTGCTCGCGCGCTCCTTGAGCACAACGGAACAATCGGTGGCGAGGAGAACGGCGGCGTTATCTTCCCGGACTTTGTCCTCGGCAGGGACGGGGCGATGACCACAGCAAAGATAGTCGAAATCTTCGCGAAATCGGGCAAGAAGTTCAGCGAGCTGATCGATGAGCTTCCAAAGTACTACCAGTTCAAAACGAAAAGAAAGGTGGAGGGCGACAGGAAGGCGATAGTCGAGAAGGTTGCGGGGCTTGCCAGGGAGAAGGACTACGATGTGGACACAACGGACGGGACGAAGATTCTCTTCCCTGACGGCTGGGTTCTGGTCAGGGCCAGCGGGACCGAACCGATAATCAGGGTCTTCAGCGAGGCGAAGGGCGAGGAGAAAGCTAAAGATTACCTTGAGCTGGGACTTGGGCTTCTGGAGAGGGCGATTGGAGACTGA
- a CDS encoding energy-coupling factor ABC transporter ATP-binding protein: protein MIELKDIHFSYSGREVLRRINLTVERGELFGLLGPNGAGKSTLLLHLNGILRPKRGKVLVDGLDPAKQPKEVRRKVGIVFQDPNDQLFSPTVFEDVAFGPYNLGLRGKELRERVLWALEMVGMEDYAERETRELSFGEKKRTAIATVLAMEPEVIAFDEPFANLDFKGKKIMRRLITELRAEGKTIILASHEADYLALCDRIALMDGGRIVTVGTPEEILGNPELLREHNLDVPPMAELFLGLGLPVPRSVEEGRKLLEEWKAGEFNQSY, encoded by the coding sequence ATGATAGAACTGAAGGATATTCACTTCTCTTACTCCGGCCGAGAAGTGCTCAGGAGGATAAACCTCACGGTTGAGAGGGGGGAGCTGTTTGGCCTCCTCGGGCCGAACGGAGCGGGAAAAAGCACACTGCTCCTCCACCTCAACGGAATTCTCAGGCCAAAGAGAGGCAAAGTTCTTGTGGACGGCCTTGATCCGGCAAAACAGCCGAAGGAAGTACGGAGAAAGGTCGGGATAGTTTTTCAGGACCCCAACGACCAGCTCTTTTCTCCGACTGTGTTCGAGGATGTGGCCTTCGGCCCTTACAATTTGGGCTTGAGGGGGAAGGAGCTGAGGGAGCGCGTCCTGTGGGCGTTGGAGATGGTTGGAATGGAGGACTACGCCGAGAGGGAAACCCGGGAGCTGAGCTTCGGTGAGAAGAAGAGGACAGCGATAGCAACAGTCTTAGCTATGGAGCCGGAAGTTATAGCCTTCGACGAGCCATTCGCCAACCTCGACTTTAAAGGCAAAAAGATTATGAGGAGACTGATAACGGAGCTGAGGGCGGAGGGGAAGACAATAATACTGGCATCTCACGAGGCGGACTACTTGGCCCTGTGCGACAGAATAGCCCTGATGGACGGGGGAAGAATAGTTACCGTGGGAACGCCCGAGGAGATACTCGGGAATCCGGAGCTTCTGAGGGAGCACAACCTTGACGTACCTCCCATGGCAGAACTCTTCCTGGGCCTTGGCCTGCCGGTTCCGAGGAGTGTGGAGGAAGGGAGAAAACTGCTGGAAGAGTGGAAGGCCGGAGAGTTTAACCAGAGCTATTGA
- a CDS encoding energy-coupling factor transporter transmembrane component T family protein: MYLPFIFLYATGVVTRKSLTELTYFGLLFLVVMLAMRPERSVFKKLGFLLGFEGLLFIMALFNPGRPLLETPIGPITHEGFHSFFMLLGKAFLSAGTAVVVTSSVGFSRILAEMEALRFPRILTLTLAFTYRYLDLFTDEATRMKRALDSRAFGVGKGEYYRKLGSLIGEVFVRAYLRNGRIYRAMLARGFGEFPSLEEPRPNAKTTMLALLALGGLLV; this comes from the coding sequence GTGTACCTGCCCTTCATTTTCCTTTATGCAACAGGGGTTGTGACGAGAAAGAGCCTAACGGAGCTGACCTATTTCGGACTCCTTTTCCTAGTCGTTATGCTCGCCATGAGGCCAGAGAGGAGTGTTTTCAAAAAGCTCGGCTTCCTCCTCGGCTTTGAGGGGCTTCTTTTCATCATGGCGCTATTTAATCCCGGAAGACCTCTCCTGGAGACACCGATTGGCCCCATAACCCACGAGGGATTCCACTCTTTTTTCATGCTCCTCGGAAAGGCCTTCCTCTCCGCCGGAACGGCCGTCGTCGTGACAAGCTCGGTGGGCTTCTCCAGAATTCTCGCTGAGATGGAAGCCCTGAGGTTCCCCAGGATACTAACATTAACCCTGGCCTTCACCTACCGCTACCTCGACCTATTTACTGACGAGGCAACGAGAATGAAGCGCGCCCTGGACTCAAGGGCGTTTGGTGTTGGAAAGGGAGAGTACTACAGAAAGCTCGGCTCCCTCATAGGGGAGGTGTTTGTACGGGCATACCTCAGAAACGGAAGGATATACAGGGCCATGCTAGCCAGGGGTTTTGGGGAGTTTCCCAGTCTTGAAGAGCCCAGACCCAACGCGAAGACCACGATGCTGGCCCTGCTCGCGTTAGGGGGTCTGCTGGTATGA